The stretch of DNA TTCTTCTGTTAATAATCCTGCTTGTTTTAAGTAATATCCTAAAGGATGTTTCTGTTGTTGATTGACGAAATCTAACCATTGTTCGCCAAAAAAGTCAGCAGTTGTCTGCTCGATCCAACCTCTCATCGCTAAAATTTCGCCAACTCGCAAATCTTGATAGTTTTTTTGGTCGAATAGTGCTACTTTTATTTGAGAATCTGTTACTAAGCCAGCATCCTGTAAAATTTCGCCCAAAGGCTTGTATGTAATCATCTTGGACATTTGTTTAAAAGCTTGTATGTAATTTTGTAAAACTATGCAAATCGATTAGCGTCCTAATTCCAACTAATTGAAGTTTAGCGCAATATATTTTCAAATAAGTAAAATTTATATCAATATTTTAACTATAAACTCTCCCAAATTCTGGGGATATTGCTTAAGTAAAAACACTCAAAATAAAATAAATTATTTTGTTTAGAAAATTACCATTTATATTTGAGATTTTGAAAATTATGTAGTAGGTGTAACCATAACCAACTTCGTAAATACTTGGGGTATTTATCCTTGGTCTATAGGTCGAGGAGAAAAATACATTTATCCAAACGATTTTAAATCGTTTGAAGCTCTTTCTCCTTTTGGCAAAGTTTTCTTTTGTGCTTCAAAAGATAGAGAATATCTATTTAATTAAAAACTATCAGATTCAGGTCTGGCATCAGTTCCCGAACGATTGAGGAACAAATTACCAGCAGCATCGTTTTGATACACGCAGTTAATTTGAGGAGAACCGTCTATACTACCCGTATAGGCAAAGGTATTCATTCTGCGCTTACAGTCTTTTACCTGTTCGGAATTAATTAGCTTTCTTTGTTCTAAGAGCGACCAGTTATTTTGACGCAGAATACATCCAGGCTGCATCACTGGCTGAGAAACAAAGACGTTGAAGGGGTTCATGCTCAAAAAGAACCGCATATCTGTTACCACCGCACTCGCTCCATATTGCTGACAGAGTTCGGGGTTTGGTGCCAGGCGATCGATTTCCAAGCGAGAATCGATACTGGCAAGGTTGCTGTTGCTGCTAAAGTTTAAGCTAATTCCTACGACAATACCTATGATAAAAACGCTGGCTAAAACTGCCACTTTAGCGACGTTAAAGGGATTTTTGTTTTTATTATTTAGAGGCGAAGTAGAGGGAGCAGATTTTCCATTGGGAGGACTATAGCGGTCGTATTCGTACTCGGTTCTATTTCTGCGTTTCATAAAATATAAGCTGGTTAAAAATTTAAATAATTCAAAAGTGATTTTATACTACCTATTCTAACTAATGAGTACAGAGGAGTAATTTTCTTAACTATCTTATTATTTAGTGTACGCACTAGGCAGTAGTACTCAATCTATTTAATAATAAGGGACAAAGAATCGCCTAATATCTTCCCCTGTTCCCTGCCAATTTATACCCATCAATTAGATATTGACACACCGACTAAACTTTTTACTAACGTTTGATAGCTAATCAAAGCTGTAAACCGAGTAATAAAATTGCTACAGAGTCTAATTTACAGCAAACTGACAATCATCTAGTTGTGGACGCTCTACTGGCTCTTTAAAAGCAGATTTTAAAGCAGCTTGTCTGCGCTCTGGAGATTCAGCAGCAAGATTCCAGAGACTTTCATAAAAGAAGAAAGATACGCCGCTAAGATGACGATCGCGTACTGCGTTTATCTGCTTGTTAATGTTGTTCCAGTAAACTTTACGACCTTTTAAACCAGATAAAATACCAATTCCTACGGGAATGTGTTGGCTGGCAGCAATAATTTCTGGCTGTTGTATTTCCTTAATAAAGCTTTTTTGGCGATCGCGATAAACTTGTACTATTAATTCTTCAATTAATCCCATTCTTTCCCAACGATACCAATCTAAGAGAAAAGAGTTGAGGGAAAACTCCTGGGGATTGGGCGACAGGGAGACAATTGCCTGGGGATTGGCTTGTTTGATTTCGTGAAACAGCGTTTCCATATAAGCCGTAATTTTATTGGCTCGCCAGCGTATCCATTCGGGAGCTTGACTGTCTTCTGGTGGAGATTTTCCGCCGTGTTCTTGTTTGTATAGCTCTACCGTATATTCGTCGTAACCCAACTCCGAAGGATAGCCAAAGTGATCGTCAAATTGAATGCCGTCTACATCGTAGCTACTAACAACTTCTACAACTAAATCGGTAATAAACTTTTGGACTTCGGGATGCAGGGGATTGAGCCAAACCCGTTGATGAACGTCTCCTTCCCACCAGATAGCGTCACCATCGCGTCGCATAGTCCACCACTGAGGATGGCTTTGTGCCAATACAGAATCGGCAGGAGCCATAAAGCCAAATTCAAACCAGGGAATTACCGCCAGATTCTTTTTATGACCTGCGGTAATAATTTCATCGAGAAGATCGCGGTTTTTTAATTCTTCAATCGGATCTTGTGGGTATCCCGTAACCTGTTGGGAAACTTGCGAGGGATAAAGAGTATGACCCCAATTCCAGACGGTAGGATAGAGAGTATTAAAATTTAATTCTGCCAGATTGGAGATCGCTTCTGAGGTTTTTTGACGGGAAAAAAGTACGTCGCTATCGATATTAGTCAGCCAGACTCCTCTTAATTCTCTATCAGTATTACTCGTACAGGTTTGAACTGATTCTGTAGAAGCGCGATCGCTTGGTAGTTGGGTATTACCCGTTAAAGGAGTTAGAGCGATAATAATAAAGGTCAAAATAAACAGAAACACCAACCAAGAGGGGCGACCCCAATCTCGGCTAAACTGGACTAATTTGTTAGCAAAGTTATCGTATGTCTTAGCAATTCGCTCTTTCATTAACAATTACTCTCAAATTATAAGCTGACGCGATCGATCGCAAATATGGCGATTATAGCTTTTCCAAAACAAATCATGAGTAAAAATAATGGCAATGTACATTCGAGATGCTGTTGAAGCCGATCTTAAGGCGATCGTCGAAATTTACAATCAGAGTATTCCCTATCGTCTTGCTACTGCCGATACCGAACCGATTTCGGTTGCTAGTCGCCTAAAATGGTATCGCGACCGCCCCAATAATCGTCCTCTATGGGTAGTAGAAATTGAAGCCACCATAGCTGGCTGGCTGAGTTTTCAATCTTTCTACGGTCGTCCAGCATATTGCCATACTGCCGAATTAAGTATTTATGTAGCCGATAAATTTCAGCGTCGGGGAATTGGTAGTGGTTTATTGGAAAGAGCGATCGTTTCATCGCCGCAACTAGAAATCAAAACTCTATTAGGCTTTATTTTTGCTCACAATCACGCCAGTTTAAAGCTGTTTGCAAACTATGGTTTTATAACCTGGGGACACTTACCCCAAGTAGCAGAACTCGACGGTATCGAGAGAGATTTAATAATTTTGGGTCGTCAGATTTCTAAAAATTAGAACTAAGCTTTTATTCTTTTTCAAGCTTGCAAACCTTAGCAATACAAGGCAAGAACATTCTAGCGTAAGATGGCGACAGCAATTGTCTCTGCTTTTTTAGTAGTTAGATCGGAATTGGCGATCGCTTTTTACAAGACCTCTGCCAAAATCTGACGACTCCACTTTGCTCCTAAAAAATACATAGTTGGCGTTGCAATTGTCGGAACAAATACAACGCCATTCCTTATCCTAATTGCTCTACAGTTACACTTTCGGTTGATTCGTTTGAAGATTCTACAGCTACGGGAATGGCTGGAGTTAAAGCAGATTCATCAGATTGCCTGGAATTCCAGAACCACCAATTATTAACGTAAAGCATCTGCCGTAATGGAGTTTTGATGGCAATTAAAAACATACCAATTGAAAGTAAACACCATACTGCTGGCCACTCGTTGATATTGTCGGTTAAAATGCGAGCTGCTAAAGGTCCAACTATGACATGGTATAAAGTAAATTTCCATGAACCATAGATTAGAGGAGCGACAAATACTGGAATGTAATAGCCTAAAGTCAACCATTTTAAACCATTCATCGGTACGTTCCAGGCTATATGCCAATTTCCCGATACAGAACAAAGCTGACTGCCACAAAGAGGTTCGTATCCGATCGTGCAAGTTCCCGCCCATTCAAAAGGATATAGTTTGAGCGACATTAAAATTACACCAATAAAACACATGCCATAGATAAAAGGACTGACTTGGTTTCTAACTTTTTCTGGAATAAATTGTAGTGCTACTGCACTAATGAAAAAGGGTTGAAAGATAATATGCAAGACTCCGAGCAGCGTAAAAATTTGATTTGAAGGTAGTTCTGGTCGGTCGATAACCGTATAAGTAAATGCTTGCAGCAATTCCATCAACGAGAAATAGCCAAGTGGAATCCAAAATGCTTTTTTTTCGCCTTTCCAAGCGACATAAGCCGTACTGGTCAGACCTATTGTAGCCAGGGTTGCCGATGCTTCTCCGCTCCAACACATAGTTTGTAAATCTCTAATTTGGTTTGAAGTTTAATTTAAATTAGCGAATCTTGACGCTAAAATGCACGGTTGAGCGATCGCATCTACATCTAACTAAATATTTCTTATTGCTTATTGCAGTATTTAAATTAAATATTTTAACCCCACTTAAAAATTGCCGAACTCCAGGTCAAGCCAGCCCCAAAACCAGAAGCGGCGATGGTATCTCCAGGCTTTACTCTACCCTGTCTGACGGCTTCATCTAATGCCAGGGGAATTGAAGCTGCTGAAGTGTTTCCATATTCGGAAATATTGCTAAGTATTTTGCTCCGAGGTATTTTAAGACGTTTTGCCACTGCATCCATAATGCGTTGATTTGCCTGATGTAAGAGCAGCCAATCAATATCTGCGGAGGTAAGATTGGCGTGAAACATGGCTTTACCAATTGCTTCGGGAACTTTATCTACGGCAAAACGATAGACTTCTTTACCATTCATGGTTATGGGCTGATAGGTACCGCTCTGGGTAGTAAGATCGGCAACCAGAGGCTGAGACTGACTCTGATAGGAAAGATTGAGACAGCCATTTTTGCTGCCGTCGCTATACATAGAAAAGCCCAAAAGGCGATCGCCTTCAGGAATTGCCTGACAAACTACCGCACCCGCACCATCGCCAAATAAAACGCAGGTATTGCGATCGTTCCAATCTACCCAACGAGAAAGAACATCTGCACCAATAACTAAAGCGTTGCGATATACACCAGTATGAATAAACTGAGTAGCAGTAATCAGGGCAAAGACAAAACCCGAACAAGCAGCAGTCAGATCGAAAGCTACGGCTCTATTGGCACCAATTAAAGCCTGAATGTTACTCGCGCTGCCAAATAAATCGTCGGGGGTAGAGGTTGCCAAAATAATCAAATCGATATCGGTGGGAGTAATGCCTGCCATTGAAATTGCCTGCTGGCAAGCGATCGCCGATAGTTTGCTAAGAGACTCGGTATTATTAGCAATATGACGGCGTTTCATTCCCGTTCTACTGCTAATCCAATCATCAGAAGTTTCTACTATGCGAGCTAAATGCTCGTTGGTCAAAATCGCCTTTGGTGCAGCCGAACCACATCCAGTAATTGCAATACCAGCCCCCGCATTATTCAATGTCTTTCTCCCTTGCTGCTTGGCACTAATAATTTATTTATTTGCCAAGTTTACACTAGCTCACAGCCTTTTCAGCTATATCTTCGGCATCTGTAACTATTTTTTCGTTATATGCCTTAATTCGTTCTAAAACGCGATTGTCGATCGCCTCTTTTGCCTGGCGAATAGCGTTAAATATTGATGGTGCTTTAGAGCTACCATGACTGATGATACACACCCCCGCTACCCCAAACAACAAACCTCCCCCATGTTCGGCATGGTCGATCCTTTGTTTAATATTGCTTAAATTGGGTTTGAGTAGTGCCGTGCCTAACTTACCCCGCCAGCCTTGAGGCAGTTCTTCTTTCATAATTTGCAGCATTACTTCCCCTACTGCCTCGGCAAATTTTAAGAGTATATTACCTACAAAACCATCGCAGACAATAATATCGAATTCTCCCGATAAAACATCTCTTCCTTCAGCATTGCCGACAAAGGGAATCTGGGGATTTGATTCTAATAACCGATGGGTTTGTAAAGCCAGGTCATTACCTTTGGAAGCTTCTTCCCCAATATTGAGCAATCCTAGTTTGGGTTTGGCATTACCCAATACATATTTACTGTATATAGTTCCCATTAAAGCAAACTGCTCTAAATATTTGGGGCGACAGTCTACATTAGCACCGACATCGAGTACGATTACCGATTTATTAGGTATGATGGTCGGAAAAACCGCGCCAATAGCGGGGCGATCGATACCTTTTAATCGTCCCAGACGTAGTAAAGCCGATGCCATTGCTGCTCCTGAATGTCCTGCCGAAACTACAGCCTGCGCCTGTTGTTGCTTGACTAAATTCATCGCTACATTAATTGAAGCTTTGGGTTTGCGACGAATTGCCACCAGTGGTTCTTCTTTCATAGCGATCGCTTCTTGAGCGGGTACTATTTCCAGTAAAGAAGTATCGACGTTACCATGTTTTTTAATCGAGGATTCAATTTGTTTTTCATCCCCTACTAACAAAACTTTTACATCGAGCCTGGTTATAGCTTGTATAGCTCCAGCAACGATTTCATCGGGAGCATAATCTCCCCCCATAGCATCTACGGCGATTGTCGGGCGTTTAAATACCATTTAGTAAATTTTTAGAGAAGCCTTACAAATTTTAACAGTTTTAGGGCAAATCTCTATATTGTCTGCATCATTTTCGGCACTTAAGCTCTAAAAAAATCACAGTAGTTCTCAATCGAGCAAACACCACAAAGCAGTTTTAGCATTGAGTATCAAGAGTTTGTGTGACTCCTTGTGCCTAATACTCAATGCTACTTTTTAAGTAGTTAATTAAAAAGGTATTTCATCAAGATCTTCGTAATTAGATTCATCAGAATTAGATGACGGCATGGTGGGTTCTGGAGTAGCAGAAAAGTCATTAGTACTGTAGTTATCCGACTCAACTGCTGCCGAACTCGGATTGGGTTCGTTCCAGCTATCGCTAGAAGCGGCAGCGGTTCCAACTGTATAGATGCGAGAGGCTACTAACTCGGCTCGTTTTTCTTTGTACCCCTCTGGCATTTCTACCAGGTTCATTGCCAAACGCCCTTCAATAATTATGCGATCGCCACGATGATAGCTGTTTTCAATTTCTTCGGCTAAATTTCCCCAGCCAACCACTCTAACTCTAGCTTTAGGGTCTTCGTCGCGCAGTCCTTCAAACTCCACCATCACATTAGCAACTTTAGAACCATCGGGAGTCGAGCGCAATTGGGGATCTTCAATTATTTCTGCCATCAAAATACAGCTATTCATTATGAGACACTCCTAAACATCTGCCAGTCGATCTTAACTTGAACAATTGTACTATTTTAACTTAAAGCTCGCTACCTCAGAGGCTATGACTTTCTACCAAACCCTGTTCGCGATCGATGAATTTTTGCACGAGATAACGATATTCCATTATTTTATCGTCTACCCAATCGCGGCGATCGCTATTAGCAAATATATGTACTAAGGGTTCTCCAGCATCGGGTAAAATTAAAATCCAGTTATCGTCTTGAGGATTGATAAGTTTAACTCCGTCGATTAACTCTAAATTATCGGAAGAATGAGTTTCTACTAAATAGCGCATCAATGCTCCTTTAACTTTCCAGGGACAGCGCAGTGAATAAGACTTATGACAGACATTAGGCAAATCGGCCCGAATTTGAGCGAGCGATCGCTCCTGAATAGTCAGCATTTCAATTAATTTGGCAATGCCAAACATGGCATCAAAACCTGGATGTAGCTGGGGAAAAATAAAGCCCATTTCGCCACTGCCTCCCAAAACTACATCGGGATTTGCCTGGGAAGTTTCCATCAGTGCTGTGGGATTGACTTTAGTGCGAATTACCCTACCATCATGACGGCGAGCGATTTGTTCTACCGCACTCGAAGCATGAACGGGAACTACTACCGTACTGCGAGGATGAGCGGTAAAAATCGTATTGACCATTAATGCCGTCAGAATTTCACCCTGAATTGGCAAACCAGATTCATCAACCAGAGTAAACTGCTCGCCATTAGCTGCTACTTGTACCCCTAAGTTGGCTTTTAAAGCTTCTACAACCTGACCTAACTGACGTAACAACACTACTGCTTCTGCCGCAGAAATTGCCGTTTGTTTGAGACTGGCGTTGAGTACCACAGCATCGCAGTCAAACTTGGTCAGCAGTTGGGGTAAAATAGCCCCCGAAACCGCATAAACGTAATCGATCACAATTTTTGAGCCGCTATTGCGAACCGCTTCGACGTTAAGCTGTTTGGCAAAAGTACGACTGTAGGTATCGATCGCGTTGCCAGGATAGGCAACCCCGCCAATTTCTTGAACCGAAACTCGGCGCAAGTCTTCTTTAAAATAAGCTCCTTCTACTTTCTTTTCTTTAGATTTAGAAATATTAATTCCTTGTTTGTCAAAAAACTCAATCAAAATGTAGTCGGGGCGGTTTGGCTCCAAACGAACGTGAATTCCTCCAGCTACTCCCGATAATTTGGTAGTCATGGTGCGAGAAATGGGAATGGCAGTAGCTTCTAAATTCTGCACGTTAATACCTGCCGACATCAATCCCGAAATTATAGAGCGACTTACCATTCGCGATACGCTACGCTGATCGCGTGATACCACTACCGTCGAGCCTAATTTGAGAGTAGAACCATAAGAAGCTCCTAATTTAACGGCAAACTCTGGGGTAATGTCAATATTTGCCAATCCCGTTACGCCGCGCTGCCCGAATAGATTGCGCTGGGCTGTATTGCCCCAAATTAGATTGATGTTCAAAATCGCACCCGATTCAATTCGCTTGCTAGGCCAAACTCTGACTCTAGGAGCTATTTGAGCTTCTTCTCCTACAATAGACAAAGGACCCACTACCGCACCTTCTAAAACTTGCGCCCTGCGATCGACTCTCGTACCGCGAGCGATAGTACAGGCACGTAGATGAGCTTCATCACCTATAGTGACTCCATTCCAGATAATCGGACGTTTTAAATCGGCATCGGCACCAACGGTAACGTTATCGCCTATCACCGTACCAGCCTCAATTTTGACCCGCGCTCCAATGCGACAATTGTTACCAATTAATACTGGAGTTTCCACCTCTGCAGTCGAGTCTATATAAGTATTTGTTCCCACCCAAACACCAGGAGTTTTTTCTTCATAGGCAAAATCTACGGTTACTTTGCCCTCCATAGCGTCATACTGCGCTTCGCGATAGGCTTCCAGGTGACCGACATCACACCAATAGCCTTCAGCAATATAACCATACATTGGCTTACCTTTATCTAAAAGTATGGGAAATAGATCTTTGGAAAAATCTGATTCTTCATTTTCTGGCAGATAGTCTAAGACTTCTGGTTCGAGAATATAAGTACCTGTATTAACCGTGTCGGAAAAAATTTCACTGAGAGAAGGTTTTTCTAAAAAGCGATTAATTTTGCCGTCTTTATCGGTAATTACTACGCCAAACTCTACAGGGTTGGGTACGCGGGTCAAAATCAGCGTAGCTTTAGATTTTTTTTCTCGATGAAAAGCGATCGCTTGTTGCAGATCGAAATCGGTAATTGCGTCGCCGCTAACAATTATGAAAGTTTCATTTAACCACTGTTGGATATTTTTAACGCAGCCAGCAGTGCCTAAAGGTTGTTCCTCTTCAACGGCATAAGTCATTTCTACGCCAAAATCACTTCCGTCTTGAAAATAATCGCGCATGACATCGGGTAGATAATACAGCGTAGCGATAATTTCTCTGATGTTGTTGCGTTTTAATAGATTGACTATATGTTCGGCGATTGGGCGATTGAGTACTGGCACCATCGGTTTGGGAAGATCGCAAGTTAAGGGTCTCAATCTAGTTCCAGAACCCCCAGCCATCAGCACTGCACGCATATAACCTCCTTGCTTAATAAATTAATTTGTTATAGAAGCTAGTTTTGTTTGTCTCTACTTCTATATCTTTATGTTCTCGTATTTTGCAGGAATCGCGAAAATTATTTAGTACTGAAACTAGCTGACCGAAAAATTGTCTCGATTTACAATTGATGAGAGTACACCCCTATAAGTACTCAAGCAGATAAGCTATATATTATGTAGTGATTAGTTTGACAGTAGGGCAATTATGACACAGTTAATCGGTATCGTTTTATTAGTAATTTATGGTGGCGGAGTTTGGAAATTCTGGAAGGGTTTTAGAAGAACCAGCTTTAACCCAAGTTTACCCAATCGACTCGTTTTAGCTTTTTTGTGGCCCGTACTCTTGGCAACCAATAAATCGTATCGCAAAAATTTCCAAAAAGCTCTTAAAGGTTAGTCACAGATTACTAAATGACCAAAAATATTTGGTCGATTGGAGGTACGAGTGAAAGCGCAGCTATAGCTGAGGCGATCGCCAGTATTGTTACCGATAATGTTCGTCTACCTTTGATAATTACTGTCGTTAGCCCGACTGCGCGCTCTCTCTATCCTTCTAACTTTAAAGTAGTTTCTGGGCGGATGGATGGGGCAGCAATGACAGATTTTTGTCGGCGAGAGGGAGTTATTGCAGTTGTCGATGCTTCTCATCCCTACGCTGTAGAAGTTTCCCGTCAGGCGATCGCTACGGCTAAAAACCTCAATTTGCCTTATTTGCGTTACGAAAGAAAGGCGATCGCCACAACGGACGATAACAATTCGCTTATAACCCGACTGAATAGTTTTGAAAGTTTACTAGCAGGCAGGTATTTAAATAATCAAAGAGTATTATTAACAATAGGTTGTAAAGCTTTACCATTATTCAAAAACTGGCACGATCGCGCCACCTTATTTGCCAGAATCTTACCCAAACCAGAATCGTTAGACATCGCCTTAAAATCTAGTTTTACTAGCGATCGCCTTATTTGCCTGCGTCCGCCGCTCGGTTTAGAATTAGAAACCGCTTTATGGCGACAGTGGAATATTTCGCTGGTGGTAACTAAAGCCTCTGGAACGGCAGGGGGAGAAGACATAAAATCTCAGGCAGCAGCAGAATTAAAGATTCCGCTGATAGTTATCGATCGCCCCAAAGTAAATTATCCGCAACAAACTAACTCTATAAATGAAGTTGTGGCTTTTTGTCGGAGGTATCTATCAAAAAATATAGAACGCCTATAAAAGCTAGTAACATAGATATTTGTTATCGAGATTATACACGTTTATTTATCAATGTCTGAAACTATTACTCCTGCAATCAGCGATCGCATCTGCAAACACATGAACGAGGATCATAGCGAGGCGATAGTTCTTTATGCCAAAGTATATGGCAATACTCCTCAAACTGAATCGGCAATAATGGATTCTATCGATCCACAGGGAATGAATTTATCGGCACAAATAGCAGGAGAAACCGTTCCCGTGAGAGTGCAATTTGACCATACTCTGAAAGATGCAGAAGATGCCCATCATACTTTAATCGATATGCTCAAACAGGCTGGAAATAGAA from Myxosarcina sp. GI1 encodes:
- a CDS encoding DUF3172 domain-containing protein, which produces MKRRNRTEYEYDRYSPPNGKSAPSTSPLNNKNKNPFNVAKVAVLASVFIIGIVVGISLNFSSNSNLASIDSRLEIDRLAPNPELCQQYGASAVVTDMRFFLSMNPFNVFVSQPVMQPGCILRQNNWSLLEQRKLINSEQVKDCKRRMNTFAYTGSIDGSPQINCVYQNDAAGNLFLNRSGTDARPESDSF
- a CDS encoding glycoside hydrolase family 10 protein encodes the protein MKERIAKTYDNFANKLVQFSRDWGRPSWLVFLFILTFIIIALTPLTGNTQLPSDRASTESVQTCTSNTDRELRGVWLTNIDSDVLFSRQKTSEAISNLAELNFNTLYPTVWNWGHTLYPSQVSQQVTGYPQDPIEELKNRDLLDEIITAGHKKNLAVIPWFEFGFMAPADSVLAQSHPQWWTMRRDGDAIWWEGDVHQRVWLNPLHPEVQKFITDLVVEVVSSYDVDGIQFDDHFGYPSELGYDEYTVELYKQEHGGKSPPEDSQAPEWIRWRANKITAYMETLFHEIKQANPQAIVSLSPNPQEFSLNSFLLDWYRWERMGLIEELIVQVYRDRQKSFIKEIQQPEIIAASQHIPVGIGILSGLKGRKVYWNNINKQINAVRDRHLSGVSFFFYESLWNLAAESPERRQAALKSAFKEPVERPQLDDCQFAVN
- a CDS encoding GNAT family N-acetyltransferase, whose translation is MYIRDAVEADLKAIVEIYNQSIPYRLATADTEPISVASRLKWYRDRPNNRPLWVVEIEATIAGWLSFQSFYGRPAYCHTAELSIYVADKFQRRGIGSGLLERAIVSSPQLEIKTLLGFIFAHNHASLKLFANYGFITWGHLPQVAELDGIERDLIILGRQISKN
- a CDS encoding DUF5765 domain-containing protein, with amino-acid sequence MCWSGEASATLATIGLTSTAYVAWKGEKKAFWIPLGYFSLMELLQAFTYTVIDRPELPSNQIFTLLGVLHIIFQPFFISAVALQFIPEKVRNQVSPFIYGMCFIGVILMSLKLYPFEWAGTCTIGYEPLCGSQLCSVSGNWHIAWNVPMNGLKWLTLGYYIPVFVAPLIYGSWKFTLYHVIVGPLAARILTDNINEWPAVWCLLSIGMFLIAIKTPLRQMLYVNNWWFWNSRQSDESALTPAIPVAVESSNESTESVTVEQLG
- a CDS encoding beta-ketoacyl-ACP synthase III — translated: MNNAGAGIAITGCGSAAPKAILTNEHLARIVETSDDWISSRTGMKRRHIANNTESLSKLSAIACQQAISMAGITPTDIDLIILATSTPDDLFGSASNIQALIGANRAVAFDLTAACSGFVFALITATQFIHTGVYRNALVIGADVLSRWVDWNDRNTCVLFGDGAGAVVCQAIPEGDRLLGFSMYSDGSKNGCLNLSYQSQSQPLVADLTTQSGTYQPITMNGKEVYRFAVDKVPEAIGKAMFHANLTSADIDWLLLHQANQRIMDAVAKRLKIPRSKILSNISEYGNTSAASIPLALDEAVRQGRVKPGDTIAASGFGAGLTWSSAIFKWG
- the plsX gene encoding phosphate acyltransferase PlsX, which translates into the protein MVFKRPTIAVDAMGGDYAPDEIVAGAIQAITRLDVKVLLVGDEKQIESSIKKHGNVDTSLLEIVPAQEAIAMKEEPLVAIRRKPKASINVAMNLVKQQQAQAVVSAGHSGAAMASALLRLGRLKGIDRPAIGAVFPTIIPNKSVIVLDVGANVDCRPKYLEQFALMGTIYSKYVLGNAKPKLGLLNIGEEASKGNDLALQTHRLLESNPQIPFVGNAEGRDVLSGEFDIIVCDGFVGNILLKFAEAVGEVMLQIMKEELPQGWRGKLGTALLKPNLSNIKQRIDHAEHGGGLLFGVAGVCIISHGSSKAPSIFNAIRQAKEAIDNRVLERIKAYNEKIVTDAEDIAEKAVS
- a CDS encoding single-stranded DNA-binding protein, producing MNSCILMAEIIEDPQLRSTPDGSKVANVMVEFEGLRDEDPKARVRVVGWGNLAEEIENSYHRGDRIIIEGRLAMNLVEMPEGYKEKRAELVASRIYTVGTAAASSDSWNEPNPSSAAVESDNYSTNDFSATPEPTMPSSNSDESNYEDLDEIPF
- a CDS encoding mannose-1-phosphate guanyltransferase codes for the protein MRAVLMAGGSGTRLRPLTCDLPKPMVPVLNRPIAEHIVNLLKRNNIREIIATLYYLPDVMRDYFQDGSDFGVEMTYAVEEEQPLGTAGCVKNIQQWLNETFIIVSGDAITDFDLQQAIAFHREKKSKATLILTRVPNPVEFGVVITDKDGKINRFLEKPSLSEIFSDTVNTGTYILEPEVLDYLPENEESDFSKDLFPILLDKGKPMYGYIAEGYWCDVGHLEAYREAQYDAMEGKVTVDFAYEEKTPGVWVGTNTYIDSTAEVETPVLIGNNCRIGARVKIEAGTVIGDNVTVGADADLKRPIIWNGVTIGDEAHLRACTIARGTRVDRRAQVLEGAVVGPLSIVGEEAQIAPRVRVWPSKRIESGAILNINLIWGNTAQRNLFGQRGVTGLANIDITPEFAVKLGASYGSTLKLGSTVVVSRDQRSVSRMVSRSIISGLMSAGINVQNLEATAIPISRTMTTKLSGVAGGIHVRLEPNRPDYILIEFFDKQGINISKSKEKKVEGAYFKEDLRRVSVQEIGGVAYPGNAIDTYSRTFAKQLNVEAVRNSGSKIVIDYVYAVSGAILPQLLTKFDCDAVVLNASLKQTAISAAEAVVLLRQLGQVVEALKANLGVQVAANGEQFTLVDESGLPIQGEILTALMVNTIFTAHPRSTVVVPVHASSAVEQIARRHDGRVIRTKVNPTALMETSQANPDVVLGGSGEMGFIFPQLHPGFDAMFGIAKLIEMLTIQERSLAQIRADLPNVCHKSYSLRCPWKVKGALMRYLVETHSSDNLELIDGVKLINPQDDNWILILPDAGEPLVHIFANSDRRDWVDDKIMEYRYLVQKFIDREQGLVESHSL
- a CDS encoding cobalt-precorrin-6A reductase; protein product: MTKNIWSIGGTSESAAIAEAIASIVTDNVRLPLIITVVSPTARSLYPSNFKVVSGRMDGAAMTDFCRREGVIAVVDASHPYAVEVSRQAIATAKNLNLPYLRYERKAIATTDDNNSLITRLNSFESLLAGRYLNNQRVLLTIGCKALPLFKNWHDRATLFARILPKPESLDIALKSSFTSDRLICLRPPLGLELETALWRQWNISLVVTKASGTAGGEDIKSQAAAELKIPLIVIDRPKVNYPQQTNSINEVVAFCRRYLSKNIERL
- a CDS encoding DUF2470 domain-containing protein, which translates into the protein MSETITPAISDRICKHMNEDHSEAIVLYAKVYGNTPQTESAIMDSIDPQGMNLSAQIAGETVPVRVQFDHTLKDAEDAHHTLIDMLKQAGNRK